The Bacteroidota bacterium genome includes a window with the following:
- a CDS encoding carboxypeptidase-like regulatory domain-containing protein has translation MLRCIFCIFIFLFFLPGNIFAFTLSGKLTDTKGEPLPYGAIYVKGTSKGTTSNDKGFYSLDLDPGKYTVIFQVIGYNQKQFDVDLTTANKSLDVQLSANSVTLKEAVVTDGEDPAYAVIRNAIKKRKYYLEQVDAFSCDVYIKGLQRVTEHPDKIMGMEVDVDGDIDSVSGIVYLSESVSKFNFKRTDHIKEEMISSKVSGDNKAFSYNRASDMLFNFYENLIEIEDLSERGFVSPIAADAMLFYKYRMVGTIIENDSIINKIEVIPKRKTDPCFRGYIYIAENSWRIYETELFLTKDAQIDFVDTLMINQTFVPIEKDVWMVFMNKFTFNFGFMGLKGNGFFVGVNSNYIIDPDFPKKYFSNEEMHVDDEANKKDSAYWVQTRPVPLTDEEARDYHKRDSLFNIRNSKAYLDSVDRKQNRPKVTDILFAGYAFSKRYHHYSLSVSPLVRAVSYNTVQGVRIGTDMNFFKDWDNNKWLNIDPSFSYGCADKKIYADAECSYLYKPVRFARITLAGGSAATQFSTKDPIPVFVNTLYTLLEKENYMKLYSKDYVNVNWHTEVTNGVMLTSEIEYADRKPLYNTSYDYWDPYSLMKNPWKEENVLANRHFTSNDPLHPDNELSSAFDAHRSCDINIQMTFRYKQKYYTRPNEKIILGSKYPTFGIQYKRGIPGVFGSKTDYDFVKVSVRDEVNLKLFGKFNYYIGAGKFLTKKYLPFMDYYHFVGNRTIWSTFPQQSFQLLDYYTYSTSNWYLEAHAENHFGGFIFDKIPFVKRLHLSEVIGVNYLVTDKVPSYYELYFGADKLGLIRVDFALGYMQNAKVSAGMRIGVRLN, from the coding sequence ATGTTGCGCTGTATTTTCTGCATTTTTATTTTTCTGTTTTTTCTTCCGGGAAATATTTTTGCATTCACACTCAGCGGAAAACTCACCGATACAAAAGGAGAACCGCTGCCCTACGGAGCCATTTATGTGAAGGGAACTTCCAAAGGAACCACCAGCAACGACAAAGGATTTTATTCACTCGATCTTGATCCGGGAAAATATACCGTCATCTTCCAGGTCATCGGTTACAACCAGAAACAATTTGATGTCGATCTCACGACTGCAAATAAATCACTCGACGTGCAACTCAGTGCGAATTCTGTTACGCTGAAAGAAGCCGTGGTTACTGATGGAGAAGATCCCGCTTACGCAGTGATCCGGAATGCGATTAAAAAAAGAAAATATTATCTCGAACAAGTGGATGCTTTTTCCTGTGATGTTTACATCAAAGGGTTGCAACGTGTGACTGAACATCCCGATAAAATTATGGGAATGGAAGTGGATGTGGATGGCGATATCGATTCTGTTTCGGGAATAGTTTATCTCTCGGAATCGGTTTCGAAATTCAATTTCAAACGCACTGATCACATTAAAGAAGAAATGATCTCATCGAAAGTGAGTGGCGATAATAAAGCATTCAGCTACAACCGCGCTTCCGATATGCTTTTTAATTTTTACGAAAATCTCATCGAGATTGAAGATCTCAGCGAACGAGGTTTTGTTTCTCCTATTGCCGCTGATGCGATGCTGTTTTATAAATACCGGATGGTGGGAACGATCATTGAAAATGATTCCATCATCAATAAAATAGAAGTGATCCCTAAAAGAAAAACAGATCCCTGTTTCCGCGGATACATTTACATCGCCGAAAATTCCTGGCGCATTTATGAAACGGAATTATTTCTCACGAAAGATGCGCAGATCGATTTCGTGGATACACTCATGATCAACCAGACCTTCGTTCCCATTGAGAAAGATGTGTGGATGGTGTTCATGAATAAATTCACTTTCAATTTCGGATTCATGGGATTGAAAGGAAATGGATTTTTCGTGGGCGTGAACAGCAACTACATCATTGATCCCGATTTTCCGAAAAAATATTTCAGTAACGAAGAGATGCATGTGGATGATGAAGCGAATAAAAAAGATTCCGCTTATTGGGTACAAACACGCCCGGTTCCGCTTACGGATGAGGAGGCGCGTGATTATCACAAGCGCGATTCGCTCTTCAATATCCGGAATTCAAAAGCGTATCTCGATTCGGTGGACCGCAAACAGAATCGCCCGAAGGTGACGGATATTCTTTTTGCCGGTTATGCTTTTTCGAAACGCTACCATCACTACAGCTTAAGTGTTTCTCCTCTCGTACGCGCAGTGAGCTACAACACCGTGCAGGGCGTGCGCATTGGAACAGACATGAATTTTTTCAAGGATTGGGATAATAATAAATGGCTAAACATTGATCCTTCTTTTTCCTACGGCTGCGCCGATAAAAAAATTTACGCGGATGCGGAATGCTCGTACCTGTACAAGCCCGTGCGTTTCGCGCGCATCACGCTCGCGGGTGGAAGCGCCGCTACACAATTCAGCACGAAAGATCCGATACCTGTTTTTGTGAATACACTTTACACTTTACTCGAAAAAGAAAATTACATGAAGCTGTATTCGAAAGATTATGTGAATGTGAACTGGCATACGGAAGTAACCAATGGAGTGATGCTCACTTCCGAAATTGAATACGCCGATCGCAAACCGCTTTACAATACTTCGTATGATTACTGGGATCCGTATTCACTGATGAAAAATCCGTGGAAGGAAGAAAATGTGCTGGCGAATCGTCATTTCACTTCCAACGATCCGCTTCATCCCGACAATGAACTTTCTTCCGCATTCGATGCGCATCGCTCCTGCGATATTAATATCCAGATGACATTCCGATACAAACAGAAGTATTACACACGGCCGAATGAAAAAATAATTCTCGGTTCGAAGTATCCTACCTTCGGCATCCAGTACAAACGCGGAATTCCCGGCGTGTTCGGAAGTAAAACCGATTATGATTTTGTGAAAGTGAGTGTGCGCGACGAAGTGAACCTTAAACTTTTCGGAAAATTCAATTACTACATTGGCGCAGGAAAATTTCTTACAAAAAAATATTTACCCTTCATGGATTACTATCATTTCGTTGGCAACAGAACGATCTGGTCCACATTTCCGCAACAAAGTTTCCAGTTGCTCGATTATTATACTTATTCCACCAGCAACTGGTACCTCGAAGCGCATGCTGAAAATCATTTCGGTGGATTCATCTTCGACAAAATTCCATTTGTGAAGCGCCTTCATCTTTCTGAAGTGATCGGCGTGAATTATCTTGTTACCGATAAAGTTCCTTCGTATTATGAATTATATTTCGGTGCCGATAAACTCGGGCTCATCCGCGTCGATTTTGCGCTGGGCTATATGCAGAATGCAAAAGTGAGCGCCGGAATGAGAATTGGCGTGAGATTGAATTGA
- a CDS encoding tryptophan 2,3-dioxygenase: MTDFKKEHLDTLKKIEEKYEALGQDAGSFLKGFSYQKPVTYWDYVQLETLLSLQRPRTDYPDETIFIMYHQVTELILKLIVHELEQVVNAEEITMDFFQTKIERVNRYAGILTASFSVMREGMDYDQYNEFRLALAPASGFQSVQFRFIELMCTDILLLLNHRVKNKIENDSDLDKIFGELYWKDAGLDRKTGEKTQTLILFEEKYENALKFTAEKMKNRNVYRKFLAMNGEKKSLEKALRDFDHTYNVVWPLAHLKTAEHYLESGGLVKPATGGSEWKKYLHPSHQRRIFFPELWTTDELKNWGNF; encoded by the coding sequence ATGACCGATTTCAAGAAAGAACACCTCGACACGTTAAAGAAAATTGAAGAGAAGTACGAAGCACTCGGACAGGATGCGGGATCTTTCCTGAAAGGATTTTCTTATCAGAAACCCGTTACGTACTGGGATTACGTTCAGCTCGAAACTTTATTGTCGCTGCAGCGCCCGCGCACGGATTATCCCGATGAAACTATTTTCATCATGTATCACCAGGTGACGGAACTTATTTTAAAACTCATTGTGCATGAGCTCGAGCAGGTGGTGAATGCAGAGGAGATCACAATGGATTTTTTTCAGACGAAGATCGAACGTGTGAATCGTTATGCCGGAATTCTAACTGCTTCTTTCAGCGTGATGCGTGAAGGAATGGATTACGATCAGTACAATGAATTCCGTCTCGCACTCGCGCCCGCAAGCGGATTCCAGAGTGTACAGTTCCGTTTCATAGAACTGATGTGTACCGATATTTTATTGTTGTTGAATCATCGTGTGAAGAATAAAATAGAGAATGATTCTGATCTTGATAAAATTTTTGGAGAATTGTATTGGAAAGACGCAGGACTCGACCGGAAAACCGGCGAAAAAACACAGACGCTGATTCTCTTCGAAGAAAAATATGAAAATGCGCTCAAGTTCACGGCAGAGAAAATGAAGAACCGGAATGTGTACCGGAAATTTCTTGCGATGAATGGAGAAAAGAAATCGCTCGAAAAAGCGTTACGCGATTTCGATCATACTTACAACGTGGTGTGGCCGCTGGCTCATTTGAAAACTGCCGAGCATTACCTCGAATCAGGCGGGCTCGTGAAACCGGCAACCGGTGGAAGTGAATGGAAAAAATACCTGCATCCTTCGCATCAACGCCGAATATTTTTCCCGGAATTGTGGACTACTGATGAGCTGAAGAACTGGGGAAATTTCTGA
- a CDS encoding DUF3108 domain-containing protein, translating to MKRILIFPLLFGLFPCISNAQDATTYRKISNIAFKRGEELKYRVHYGAVNAGEAILNVNYDDKVINDRHTLHVVGTGESKGGFDWFFKVRDRYESYMDEDALMPWLFLRNVDEGGFKIKQNQTYDHNGGKVNSNGKSLTVPKYIQDMLSAFYYARTMDFSKAKKGDLFEVKTFIDDEIWDLKIKYLGKESIDSDLGQINCLKFCPVVQKGRVFKSEDDLRLWISDDSDHVPVRAEGEILVGSIKLDLMSTSGLYSSLNMVK from the coding sequence ATGAAACGCATCCTCATTTTCCCGCTACTCTTCGGATTGTTTCCCTGCATTTCAAATGCACAGGACGCAACTACGTATCGTAAAATTTCCAACATCGCTTTCAAGCGCGGTGAAGAATTGAAATATCGCGTGCATTACGGCGCAGTAAATGCCGGTGAAGCGATACTCAATGTGAATTACGATGATAAAGTCATCAACGATCGTCATACACTTCACGTTGTCGGAACGGGTGAATCCAAAGGCGGATTCGATTGGTTTTTCAAAGTGCGTGATCGTTATGAATCGTATATGGATGAAGATGCGCTCATGCCGTGGCTTTTTCTGCGCAATGTGGATGAAGGCGGATTCAAGATCAAACAGAATCAAACCTATGATCACAACGGCGGAAAAGTAAATTCCAATGGGAAATCGCTCACCGTTCCGAAATATATCCAGGATATGCTTTCTGCATTTTATTATGCGCGTACTATGGATTTTTCAAAAGCGAAAAAAGGAGATCTCTTCGAAGTGAAAACTTTTATTGACGATGAAATTTGGGATCTCAAAATAAAATATCTCGGCAAAGAATCCATCGACTCCGATCTCGGCCAGATCAATTGTCTTAAATTTTGTCCGGTCGTTCAGAAGGGGCGCGTGTTTAAAAGCGAAGACGATCTCCGGCTCTGGATCAGCGACGACAGCGATCATGTTCCCGTGCGCGCAGAAGGAGAAATTCTCGTTGGCTCCATCAAACTTGATCTGATGTCCACCAGCGGATTGTATTCCTCGCTGAACATGGTGAAATAA
- a CDS encoding T9SS type A sorting domain-containing protein: MKKNLLFIFLFVSICISAQNYNAYVPGRTAFFLLHDYSTQYHVQSIRPDTSFTLGNFTCYTDYRRDIANFLSMGCLYISDTGWAGKNIFQLSNGKTCFVSSAGDSIWFFPSAANGQDGFIVPFQNGDTLHGNIISVAQQNIIGVPDSVKTMQLQLRDAAGNPIASLFNGKYIQSAKDHGMILGYNWRDFPNDTNAYRLAGMTNPQEGIRIVTAADIFNFNIGDQFDFLIASNTDATQFPNLDQWYTRVVIAKNISANNDTITYTFNENYCRKMGNVIQGQHMNQAVNVTYILSQLDSLNYFPDQPIELVNPPDTAAGFFEWKYPDFPYNNSLYNGRMQKEFADRAWGWGYNSADHCFDFTVYPDMCDGIDMTFADGVGQVAGHDGSATCFLDYYLLYFSKGTETWGTPNDWSVILGEKEINFIHAKAWPDPAIDILNIDFGFPVNAAISYQITDLSGRLLNEGIFSANGNVIQVPVNELPAGLYIFKGVINGQQIVLKFAH, from the coding sequence ATGAAAAAAAATTTACTCTTCATTTTCCTGTTCGTTTCCATCTGCATTTCTGCGCAGAATTACAATGCTTATGTTCCCGGTAGAACTGCATTCTTTCTCCTGCATGATTATTCCACGCAATATCATGTTCAGTCCATTCGGCCCGATACCTCTTTCACACTGGGAAATTTTACCTGCTACACCGATTACCGGCGCGATATTGCCAATTTTCTTTCCATGGGTTGTCTTTACATAAGCGACACCGGCTGGGCAGGAAAAAATATTTTTCAGTTGAGCAACGGAAAAACCTGTTTTGTAAGTTCAGCCGGCGACAGCATCTGGTTTTTTCCTTCGGCGGCCAATGGACAGGACGGATTCATTGTTCCATTCCAGAATGGCGACACGCTTCACGGAAATATTATTTCTGTTGCGCAGCAGAATATTATCGGCGTTCCCGATTCTGTAAAAACAATGCAACTGCAATTGCGTGATGCTGCCGGAAATCCGATCGCATCGCTCTTCAACGGAAAATATATTCAGTCGGCAAAAGATCATGGAATGATCCTCGGTTACAACTGGCGCGATTTTCCCAATGACACAAATGCGTATCGTCTCGCAGGAATGACCAATCCGCAGGAAGGAATTAGAATTGTGACGGCTGCGGATATTTTTAATTTCAACATCGGCGACCAGTTTGATTTTCTTATCGCAAGTAATACAGATGCTACACAATTTCCGAATTTGGATCAATGGTACACGCGAGTTGTTATTGCAAAAAATATTTCTGCCAACAACGATACGATCACTTACACATTCAATGAAAATTATTGCAGGAAGATGGGGAACGTCATCCAGGGCCAGCACATGAATCAAGCGGTGAATGTCACTTACATTTTATCGCAGCTCGACAGCCTGAATTATTTTCCTGATCAACCCATCGAATTGGTGAACCCGCCGGATACTGCTGCCGGATTTTTCGAATGGAAATATCCTGATTTTCCTTACAATAATTCTTTGTACAACGGCCGGATGCAAAAAGAATTCGCGGACCGCGCGTGGGGATGGGGATATAATTCTGCCGATCATTGTTTTGATTTTACTGTGTATCCTGATATGTGTGACGGGATCGATATGACATTTGCAGATGGTGTAGGACAAGTGGCAGGGCACGATGGATCTGCAACTTGTTTTCTCGATTATTATTTACTTTATTTTTCAAAAGGAACAGAAACATGGGGAACTCCCAACGACTGGTCGGTGATCCTGGGTGAAAAAGAAATTAATTTTATTCATGCTAAAGCGTGGCCCGATCCGGCGATTGACATTCTGAATATCGATTTTGGTTTTCCTGTGAATGCGGCGATATCGTACCAGATAACTGATTTAAGCGGCCGCTTATTAAACGAAGGTATTTTTTCTGCCAATGGGAACGTTATACAAGTGCCTGTAAACGAACTCCCGGCAGGATTGTATATCTTTAAAGGAGTGATAAACGGGCAGCAAATTGTTCTGAAATTCGCCCATTGA
- a CDS encoding T9SS type A sorting domain-containing protein, with the protein MRKSFALLFIFFCVHLSAQNYSPFVFSQTSVYQRGIIYNFNSTPTYYHMFRADTMYTQGTDTIYRNYRTFDYTNMYCASTHDTNVVADKVVLRNNGDLLFFNAGNDTILVKRNASVGDAWHLFNFPNGDYLEATLSSISFQNVVTAMDSVKIISLQAKNSSGNNINNIFNGNEIWLSKDHGLAKFYTTLDFPNDVTEFTLAGMNAAGTPALTHDFIYNFNVGDDFQWTGGWNQMMSGSFNDYKEWKVISKYISANSDTTIYKFDEMHLEKFYQYTPNYDSTITFIHDTVTQYVIVSLKDYIDSLTYSPLFTPFSGAGYALQYIDTTYHSRLKKRVDPYYFGNSTDTCVYYPVGLCVSEESTYAAGLGLIKITNDDPTWCYHEDMNWFQKNPEQWGTPFDWSVLLGTNEISIHKNNIHVYPVPATGVINISFDGSTTNSIYELENVFGERVATGIVPGNNFPLDISTLANGTYFITIINSQGKTTLRFVK; encoded by the coding sequence ATGAGAAAAAGTTTCGCCCTGTTATTTATTTTTTTCTGCGTACATCTTTCTGCACAGAATTATTCTCCTTTTGTTTTTTCGCAGACGAGCGTTTACCAGCGGGGGATCATTTACAATTTCAATTCCACACCTACGTATTACCACATGTTCCGGGCAGATACGATGTACACGCAGGGAACAGATACCATTTACCGGAATTACCGCACGTTTGATTACACGAATATGTATTGCGCGAGTACGCACGACACGAATGTCGTTGCAGATAAAGTGGTTTTGCGGAACAATGGAGATCTTCTCTTTTTCAATGCGGGGAATGATACGATACTGGTTAAAAGAAATGCATCGGTCGGCGACGCCTGGCATCTTTTCAATTTTCCAAATGGAGATTACCTGGAGGCGACACTGAGTTCTATTTCTTTTCAGAATGTGGTCACCGCGATGGACAGTGTAAAAATTATTTCCCTGCAGGCAAAGAATTCATCGGGAAACAACATCAATAATATTTTCAATGGGAACGAAATATGGCTGAGTAAAGATCACGGGCTGGCAAAATTCTACACCACGCTCGATTTCCCCAATGACGTTACAGAATTCACGCTCGCGGGTATGAACGCAGCGGGCACGCCGGCACTCACGCACGATTTCATTTACAATTTCAATGTTGGTGATGATTTTCAGTGGACCGGCGGATGGAACCAGATGATGTCGGGTTCCTTCAACGATTACAAAGAGTGGAAAGTGATCTCAAAATACATCAGTGCAAATTCCGATACCACCATTTACAAATTTGATGAAATGCACCTTGAGAAATTTTACCAGTACACGCCCAATTACGACAGCACCATTACTTTCATTCACGATACCGTTACACAATATGTAATCGTTTCGCTAAAGGATTACATCGATTCACTCACGTATTCTCCGTTGTTCACTCCATTCTCCGGCGCCGGTTATGCGCTGCAATACATTGACACCACTTATCATTCGAGATTGAAAAAAAGAGTTGATCCGTATTATTTCGGAAATTCCACTGACACGTGCGTTTATTATCCGGTTGGATTGTGCGTTTCCGAAGAGAGCACCTACGCTGCCGGACTTGGCCTCATTAAAATAACGAATGATGATCCAACGTGGTGTTATCACGAAGACATGAACTGGTTTCAGAAAAATCCTGAACAATGGGGAACACCTTTCGACTGGAGCGTGCTGCTCGGAACCAATGAAATTTCAATTCATAAAAATAATATTCATGTATATCCTGTTCCTGCAACCGGTGTGATCAATATTTCTTTCGACGGAAGTACAACAAATTCTATTTATGAACTTGAAAATGTTTTCGGTGAAAGAGTAGCAACAGGAATTGTTCCGGGAAATAATTTTCCGCTTGATATTTCTACACTGGCAAATGGAACTTATTTTATTACGATCATCAACTCGCAGGGAAAAACAACGCTTCGTTTTGTGAAATGA
- a CDS encoding class I tRNA ligase family protein, giving the protein MIQGVSAFTQIWAPFIWVKPLGKTVLPKFNSKTVFIISKQKAERFLNGDEQVRAQMLHIYDLVFLKKQSSEWSSLIRNVHYELIYDANNFENSILFRHVDIKFILEKDELNTEEYTKWRSSWPSLQGINEVLEYILEEDGKYICSREVEKMSKSKYNVVTPDSICDSYGADTLRMYEMFLGPLEQSKPWNTNGITGVHGFLKRFWRMFYEENRQDEIQNSKFKVQNSDPTEAELKVLHRTLKKIREDIERYSFNTCVSQFMICVNELMELKCSKRGILEPLVIALSPFAPHIAEELWEQLGNKTSVTIAAFPKIDEKYLVDDSFNYPVQINGKVRFNFSISLALAPAEIEKEILSSEEAKKWLEGKTPKKVIVVPKRIVNIVL; this is encoded by the coding sequence ATGATTCAGGGGGTCAGTGCATTTACTCAGATTTGGGCTCCATTTATTTGGGTTAAGCCACTTGGCAAAACAGTGTTACCCAAATTTAATTCAAAGACAGTGTTCATTATTTCGAAACAAAAAGCAGAACGCTTCCTAAACGGTGATGAACAAGTTAGGGCACAAATGCTACATATTTATGATTTGGTTTTTTTGAAGAAGCAAAGTTCAGAATGGAGTTCACTAATTAGAAACGTACATTATGAATTGATTTACGATGCAAATAATTTCGAGAATTCAATATTGTTTCGACACGTCGATATAAAATTTATTTTGGAAAAGGATGAACTTAATACGGAGGAATACACAAAGTGGAGAAGTAGTTGGCCTTCACTTCAAGGTATTAATGAAGTGTTAGAGTATATTCTTGAGGAAGATGGAAAATATATTTGTTCACGTGAAGTCGAAAAAATGTCGAAGTCTAAGTATAATGTTGTCACACCCGATTCTATTTGCGATTCCTACGGCGCCGACACCCTCCGCATGTATGAAATGTTTCTCGGTCCGCTTGAACAATCGAAACCCTGGAACACCAATGGAATTACCGGCGTGCATGGATTCCTGAAACGTTTCTGGAGAATGTTCTACGAAGAAAACAGGCAGGATGAAATTCAAAATTCAAAATTCAAAGTTCAAAATTCGGATCCCACCGAAGCTGAACTAAAAGTTTTGCATCGCACGTTGAAGAAAATCCGCGAAGACATCGAACGATATTCATTCAACACTTGCGTGAGCCAGTTCATGATCTGCGTGAATGAGTTGATGGAACTGAAATGCAGCAAGCGTGGAATTCTTGAGCCGCTTGTCATCGCTCTTTCTCCATTCGCGCCGCATATCGCTGAAGAATTGTGGGAACAACTTGGAAACAAAACAAGCGTGACGATCGCGGCATTCCCGAAGATCGATGAAAAATATCTCGTGGATGATTCGTTCAATTATCCTGTACAGATCAACGGAAAAGTGCGTTTCAATTTCAGTATTTCTCTTGCGCTCGCGCCTGCGGAAATTGAAAAAGAAATTCTCTCGAGCGAAGAAGCGAAGAAATGGCTCGAAGGAAAAACACCGAAAAAAGTTATTGTGGTACCGAAGAGGATCGTGAATATAGTTCTATAG
- a CDS encoding cell division protein FtsX encodes MTDVSVKRRFRTSSVTIIISIALVLVMLGLLSVLVLKARDVSNWVKENIKITVFLDQNIGKEDKDALQKSIDVEKWRKTTEFVSKDEAAHRLEKDLGENFIQTLGYNPLQPSIEIRIKAEYADSASMANIEKQLRQDSRVKDVYYQKDLVSEVHDRMGSISLVILIFSGALLFVAVGLIFNTIRLSIYSQRFLIRTMDLVGATQSFIRKPFVMKGIINGIIGAFIAILITTGIVIALDRNFKDLDLIRFDDIKTLAILCSFQIALGVLITWLSTALAVRKFLRQSTDALYSN; translated from the coding sequence ATGACAGATGTTTCTGTAAAACGCCGTTTCCGCACTTCTTCCGTTACCATCATCATCAGCATAGCACTGGTGCTGGTCATGCTCGGACTGTTGAGTGTGCTCGTGCTGAAAGCGAGAGATGTTTCGAATTGGGTGAAAGAGAATATCAAGATCACTGTTTTCCTCGATCAGAATATCGGCAAAGAAGATAAGGACGCATTGCAGAAATCGATTGACGTGGAAAAATGGCGCAAGACTACAGAATTTGTTTCGAAGGATGAGGCAGCACATCGGTTGGAAAAAGATCTCGGTGAAAATTTTATCCAGACGCTCGGTTATAATCCGCTGCAGCCATCCATCGAAATCCGCATCAAAGCAGAATATGCCGATAGCGCGAGCATGGCGAATATTGAAAAACAACTGCGGCAGGATTCAAGAGTGAAAGATGTTTATTATCAAAAAGATCTTGTGAGTGAAGTGCACGACAGGATGGGGTCGATCAGTCTCGTGATCCTCATTTTCAGCGGCGCATTATTATTCGTCGCAGTCGGACTCATCTTCAACACCATTCGCCTTTCCATTTATTCGCAGCGATTTCTGATCCGCACTATGGATCTTGTTGGCGCCACACAGTCGTTCATCCGTAAACCGTTTGTGATGAAAGGGATCATCAACGGAATTATCGGCGCATTCATTGCCATTCTCATCACCACCGGTATTGTGATCGCGCTCGACCGGAATTTCAAGGATCTCGATCTGATCCGGTTTGACGATATAAAAACGCTCGCAATTCTCTGTTCATTCCAGATCGCGCTCGGCGTTCTCATCACCTGGCTGAGCACAGCGCTCGCCGTAAGAAAATTTCTGCGTCAGAGTACGGACGCATTGTACAGTAATTAA
- a CDS encoding DUF3098 domain-containing protein: protein MAKKPIVKEKEKVQPKKAVASESRKEITEASFAFGKENYMIILAGIVVLVIGYLLMIGGGADKPENFNPEIFSARRITIAPVTLLAGFAIVLYGIMKKPKEQE from the coding sequence ATGGCTAAAAAACCAATCGTTAAGGAAAAAGAAAAAGTGCAGCCGAAAAAAGCTGTTGCTTCTGAAAGCAGAAAAGAGATCACAGAAGCTTCTTTCGCATTCGGAAAAGAAAATTACATGATCATTCTCGCCGGCATTGTCGTGCTCGTGATCGGTTACCTGCTGATGATAGGTGGCGGCGCTGACAAACCCGAAAATTTCAATCCCGAAATATTTTCTGCGCGCAGAATCACCATCGCACCGGTAACCCTATTGGCAGGTTTCGCGATCGTGCTGTATGGCATCATGAAAAAACCAAAGGAGCAGGAATAA
- a CDS encoding undecaprenyl-diphosphate phosphatase — translation MNFFQSILLGIIEGVTEFIPVSSTGHLVIASSGMGIATQEFTKTFTVAIQLGAILSVVVLYWRKFIKLNDYRFYLKLVLAVIPALVFGKLLNDFIDEKLGNPVFIAGSLIGGGIILLFVDNWFKNPVIKEEKEISFVKAIIIGCWQVLAIALPGTSRSAASIIGGMQQKLTRSAAAEFSFFLAVPTMLAATVYKLYKYVKLNGMFTHDQIKLLAVGNIVAFLVALFAIKIFIGLVKRYGFRMWGMYRIVLGTAVIVINYFFFKLTVL, via the coding sequence GTGAATTTTTTTCAATCCATTTTACTCGGCATCATTGAAGGCGTTACAGAATTCATTCCCGTTTCTTCTACAGGTCATCTTGTGATCGCTTCTTCGGGAATGGGAATTGCCACACAGGAATTCACAAAAACATTTACGGTTGCCATTCAGCTCGGCGCTATTCTTTCGGTGGTCGTTCTCTATTGGAGAAAATTTATCAAACTGAATGATTACAGATTTTATTTAAAACTTGTTCTCGCCGTTATTCCCGCTCTTGTTTTCGGAAAATTACTGAATGATTTCATTGACGAAAAACTCGGCAATCCTGTTTTCATTGCAGGATCGCTCATCGGCGGAGGAATTATTCTGCTCTTCGTCGACAATTGGTTTAAAAATCCGGTGATCAAAGAAGAAAAAGAAATTTCATTTGTAAAAGCAATCATCATCGGGTGCTGGCAGGTGCTCGCGATCGCGCTCCCGGGCACGAGCAGAAGTGCGGCGAGTATCATTGGCGGAATGCAGCAGAAACTCACGCGCAGTGCGGCGGCAGAATTTTCTTTTTTTCTTGCAGTGCCCACTATGCTGGCTGCAACGGTTTACAAACTTTATAAATATGTAAAGCTGAACGGAATGTTCACGCATGACCAGATCAAACTACTTGCGGTGGGAAATATTGTTGCATTCCTTGTTGCGCTCTTCGCGATAAAAATTTTCATCGGGCTCGTGAAACGTTATGGTTTCCGCATGTGGGGAATGTACCGCATTGTTCTCGGAACAGCGGTGATCGTGATCAATTACTTTTTCTTCAAGCTCACTGTTCTCTGA